One Thalassotalea sediminis DNA segment encodes these proteins:
- a CDS encoding calcium/sodium antiporter, with the protein MLLQIFILLVSLIVLVWSADKFVLGASSLARNIGISPMIIGLTIVAMGSSAPEMMIAGTASLQGNPDTAIGNAIGSNITNIALVLGITALLHPLSVSSSTIKRELPIVLGITAIAYWFVADSHLSFWEGLILIIGFFAYILALLFITLRRSKTHPLDDAMLIEAEQEVPEAIPTSNSIFWLVIGIILLPLSASYLVESSVFIAKAFGISDLVIGLTVIAIGTSLPELAASIMSIVKKEDDLALGNIIGSNIFNILAVLSLAGLIAPGEIDPEASYRDAPYMLGVTLLLFLLCFTRKLGNFRITRMKGVMLLISFVAYQLLLFSQIKH; encoded by the coding sequence ATGTTATTACAGATTTTTATTTTGCTGGTGTCTTTAATTGTCTTAGTGTGGAGTGCTGATAAGTTTGTTTTAGGCGCCTCTTCTCTCGCTAGAAATATTGGTATATCGCCAATGATTATTGGTCTAACAATCGTGGCTATGGGATCTTCGGCCCCAGAAATGATGATTGCGGGTACGGCCTCACTGCAAGGCAACCCAGACACAGCGATCGGCAATGCTATTGGTTCTAATATTACGAATATTGCCTTAGTACTAGGTATAACAGCATTACTACATCCACTATCTGTTTCATCAAGCACGATCAAACGCGAGCTTCCTATTGTTTTAGGTATTACAGCTATTGCTTATTGGTTTGTCGCCGATAGCCATTTAAGCTTCTGGGAAGGGCTAATTCTTATTATTGGCTTTTTTGCTTATATACTCGCTTTACTTTTCATTACCCTTCGTCGTTCTAAAACGCACCCTCTTGATGATGCTATGCTTATAGAGGCCGAACAGGAAGTCCCAGAAGCGATACCTACGTCTAATTCCATTTTTTGGTTAGTCATCGGTATTATATTGTTACCACTAAGCGCCTCTTATTTAGTCGAATCATCGGTCTTCATTGCTAAGGCGTTCGGCATTAGTGATCTTGTCATAGGCTTAACCGTCATTGCAATTGGTACCAGCCTACCTGAGTTAGCTGCAAGTATTATGAGTATTGTCAAAAAAGAAGATGACTTAGCGCTGGGTAATATTATAGGTTCTAATATCTTTAATATTTTAGCTGTTTTATCACTCGCAGGTTTGATTGCCCCTGGAGAAATAGATCCAGAGGCTTCATATCGTGATGCTCCATATATGCTAGGTGTAACGTTGCTACTATTTTTACTTTGTTTTACCCGAAAACTTGGCAATTTTCGAATTACACGTATGAAAGGTGTCATGTTACTTATTTCCTTTGTCGCTTATCAATTGTTATTGTTTAGCCAAATAAAGCATTAG